A region of Periplaneta americana isolate PAMFEO1 chromosome 16, P.americana_PAMFEO1_priV1, whole genome shotgun sequence DNA encodes the following proteins:
- the LOC138691462 gene encoding uncharacterized protein isoform X2, with product MDAIKTEPESDSCDDIVTDEALANSPPDESSAVVESKESNYDVKWEIKIEETAVPVTFPVMKCEPEEETFGTVRVKQEIQLDVVMEKFEVLTERK from the exons aTGGATGCTATCAAGACGGAACCCGAGAGCGATTCGTGTGATGACATAGTCACTGACGAGGCGCTCGCAAATTCACCACCAGAT GAATCCTCCGCAGTAGTGGAGAGCAAGGAGTCCAACTATGATGTGAAATGGGAAATCAAAATTGAGGAAACTGCAGTGCCAGTGACATTTCCTGTGATGAAATGTGAACCAGAG GAAGAGACGTTTGGCACTGTTAGAGTCAAACAGGAGATTCAGCTGGACGTAGTGATGGAGAAATTTGAAGTCTTGACTGAGAG aaagtaa